The proteins below are encoded in one region of Meriones unguiculatus strain TT.TT164.6M chromosome 18, Bangor_MerUng_6.1, whole genome shotgun sequence:
- the LOC132648987 gene encoding olfactory receptor 4K3-like → MGVGNQSVVSEFILWGLSNSWNIQLSLFVIFLMIYLLIVSGNITILVLIISDPHLYSPMYFLLANLSFVDMWLSSVTTPKMITDFLRENKTISFAGCMSQVFFAHCIAAGEMVLLVVMAYDRYVAICKPLHYFTIMNLKRCTGLVLTSWTTGFVHAMSHLVVIVELPFCGPKEIDSFFCDMPLVIKLACIDSDDLDVLMNAGCGVVAVTCFIPLLISYTYILITVRQSSKAGAHKALSTCTAHITVVIIFFAPCIFIYVWPLNITWLDKFLAVFYSVFTPLLNPGIYTLRNKEMKNAMKRFISNYFGPKGNF, encoded by the coding sequence ATGGGTGTAGGCAATCAGTCTGTGGTGTCAGAATTTATACTTTGGGGACTTTCCAACTCATGGAATATTCAGCTCTCACTCTTTgtgatatttttaatgatttatctTCTCATTGTTTCTGGAAATATTACCATTCTGGTTTTAATCATCTCTGACCCGCATCTGTATTCTCCCATGTACTTCCTGTTGGccaacctgtcttttgttgatatGTGGCTTTCTTCAGTCACCACTCCTAAAATGATCACAGACTTTCTCAGGGAAAACAAGACTATTTCCTTTGCAGGCTGCATGTCTCAGGTCTTCTTTGCTCACTGCATCGCTGCAGGAGAGATGGTGTTGTTGGTGGTAATGgcttatgaccgctatgtggccatctgcaagCCACTGCATTACTTTAccatcatgaacctgaaaagatgTACTGGGTTGGTGTTGACTTCCTGGACAACTGGATTTGTACATGCCATGAGTCACCTGGTAGTGATTGTGGAGCTGCCATTTTGTGGACCTAAGGAAATAGACAGTTTTTTCTGTGATATGCCATTGGTAATCAAGCTAGCTTGCATAGATTCCGATGATTTGGATGTTCTAATGAATGCTGGCTGTGGGGTTGTGGCTGTAACCTGCTTTATTCCGTTGCTCATATCCTACACTTATATCCTAATCACTGTACGACAGAGCTCTAAAGCTGGGGCTCATAAGGCCCTGTCCACGTGCACTGCCCACATCACAGTGGTGATCATCTTTTTTGCACCTTGCATCTTCATCTATGTGTGGCCTCTCAATATCACCTGGTTGGATAAATTTCTTGCTGTATTTTACTCTGTTTTCACACCTCTCCTCAACCCAGGTATTTATActctgagaaataaagaaatgaaaaatgccatgaaaagattTATAAGCAACTACTTTGGTCCCAAAGGAAATTTCTAA
- the LOC132649066 gene encoding olfactory receptor 4K3-like — protein sequence MIYLLIVSGNITILVLIITDPHLYSPMYFLLANLSFVDMWLSSVTTPKMITDFLRENKTISFAGCMCQIFFAYCIAAGEMVLLVIMAYDRFVAICKPLHYFTIMNLKRCTGFVLTSWTTGFVHAMSHLVVIVELPFCGPKEIDSFFCDMPLVIKLACIDSDDLDVLMNAGCGVVAVTCFIPLLISYTYILITVRQSSKAGAHKALSTCTAHITVVIIFFAPCIFIYVWPLNITLLDKFLAVF from the coding sequence atgatttatctTCTCATTGTTTCTGGAAATATTACCATTCTGGTTTTAATCATCACTGACCCACATCTGTATTCTCCCATGTACTTCCTGTTGGccaacctgtcttttgttgatatGTGGCTTTCTTCAGTCACCACTCCTAAAATGATCACAGACTTTCTCAGGGAAAACAAGACCATTTCCTTTGCAGGCTGTATGTGTCAGATCTTCTTTGCTTACTGCATCGCTGCAGGAGAGATGGTGTTGTTGGTGATAATGGCTTATGACCGCTTTGTGGCCATCTGCAAGCCACTGCATTACTTCACCATCATGAACCTGAAGAGATGTACTGGGTTTGTGTTGACTTCCTGGACAACTGGATTTGTACATGCCATGAGTCACCTGGTAGTGATTGTGGAGCTGCCATTTTGTGGACCTAAGGAAATAGACAGTTTTTTCTGTGATATGCCATTGGTAATCAAGCTAGCTTGCATAGATTCCGATGATTTGGATGTTCTAATGAATGCTGGCTGTGGGGTTGTGGCTGTAACCTGCTTTATTCCGTTGCTCATATCCTACACTTATATCCTAATCACTGTACGACAGAGCTCTAAAGCTGGGGCTCATAAGGCCCTGTCCACGTGCACTGCCCACATCACAGTGGTGATCATCTTTTTTGCACCTTGCATCTTCATCTATGTGTGGCCTCTCAATATCACCTTGTTGGATAAATTTCTTGCTGTATTTTAG